TTTTTGTTAAATAATTTAATCTTACTCTATTAAAGGCAAAAAAAGCTGTCTCAGAAGAAGAAAAAAAGGCGCTTAAAAGAAGAAACACTATGAACAGAATAATCAATAAGAGAGGCATTTAATTTATTAAAAGTTTTGTTTGGGTATTTTAGATTTAAAAGTATTGTAAAGAATGGATTCTATTTTTTCTTCTGCATATTTAATTTTACAATTGTTTACTTCTGAAATTTCAGAGGCAAGTAGAAATTTTGCCTTTTCCATCATCTTCTTCTCTCTAAAAGACAAAGGCTTGATCAGACTCAGATAGTAAAGATTTTTTAGAACAGAGGCGATATCGAAAAGCAGACCTGTCCTCATCATATTCTCATGTATTTTATATCTTTCTTTCCAGTCTGAATTGAAATTTATGTTATCGTCTTCAAAAAAACCAAAAAGGGAATTAATATCAGAACGGGAAGATAATTTTCTTAACCCAACTTCATGCACATTGGAAATAGGTACAAGCACAGAAGAACAATTGGATAACACCCTTAAATGATAGCATTTTGCAGTTTGATCGCCTATAGATTTTTCGATTATCTCTTCTATAACACTTATTCCCTGATTTGGATAGATAACTTTATCCCCTATCTTAAATTTGATCTTATCATCCATTTCTATTTTGTTTATAGCAGAACCAACAAAATATGTCAACTTTGGAAGCAAGTAAAATTTTGAGGAATTTGAGATGTTGACAAAAAAAAGTTTTTTTTATATATTAGCACTTAAAATTAAAGAGTGCTAATAAGGAGGAAAAGATGAAAGTAAGGCCATTGCATGATCGAGTGCTCCTCAAAAGAGTTGAGGAGAAAGAGGTAAAAAAAGGAGGAATAATTATTCCTGATTCGGCAAAAGAAAAGCCACAGGAAGCTATAGTAATCTCCTGTGGGAAGGGTAAAATTCTGGAGGATGGAAAGGTTCTCCCACTGGATGTAAAAGAGGGTGATAAAGTTCTGATTGGTAAATATTCTGGAACTGAAGTAAGAATCGATGACGAAGAATATCTCATCGTAAGGGAGGATGAGATATTAGCTATTTTATCTTAATTTTAAAGGAGGGATAATCATGGCAAAAAAAATAACTTCCGGAGAAGAAGCAAGACAGGCTGTTTTAAGAGGTGTGAATATTTTATCTGACACAGTAAGGTCAACTCTGGGACCAAGGGGAAGGAATGTTGTTCTTGAGAAAAAATTTGGTTCTCCAACCATAACAAAAGATGGGGTAACTGTTGCAAAAGAAATCGAGCTTAAAGATCCTTTAGAAAATATGGGAGCTCAAATGGTAAAAGAAGTTGCTTCAAAAACATCGGATGTAGCTGGTGATGGAACTACAACAGCAACAATTTTAGCCCAGGCAATTTACAGAGAAGGTCTTAAACATGTAGTCGCAGGAGCTAACCCAACTCTAATAAAAAAAGGAATTGATAAAGCTGTAGAAAAAGTGGTTGATGAGCTTAAAAAGTTGAGCAAAAATGTTGAAGGTAACATGATAGCTCAGGTAGCATCAATTGCGGCAAATAATGATGAAGAAGTTGGAAAGATAATCGCAGATTCAATGGAAAAGGTCGGAAAAGATGGAGTTATAACTGTAGAAGAAGCTAAATCACTCGAGACCACGATGGAAGTTGTTGAAGGAATGCAATTTGATAGAGGATATCTTTCTCCATACTTCATCACAGACCCTGATAGGATGGAATGTATTCTTGAAAATCCTCTGGTTCTTCTTCACGAGAAAAAAATCAGCAATTTAAGAGAGTTACTTCCTCTCTTAGAAAATGTTGCAAAGCTGGGAAAGCCATTACTTGTTATAGCAGAGGAAGTTGAAGGAGAAGCTCTTGCAACCCTTGTTGTAAATAAACTAAGAGGAACATTAAATTCAGCTACTGTTAAAGCTCCTGGATTCGGTGACCGAAGAAAAGCTATGCTTGAAGATATCGCAGTCCTAACCGGAGGAAAAGTTATAACTGAGGATATTGGTGTAAAACTGGAAAATGTGACAATTGATTGGCTTGGAAGAGCAAAAAAGGTTGTCATCGACAAAGATAATACAACTATAGTCGAAGGAGAAGGAAAAACATCGGATATTCAGGCAAGGATAAAACAAATTAGGACACAGATTGAAGAAACAACCTCTGATTATGATAGAGAAAAATTACAGGAAAGACTTGCAAAAATGGTCGGAGGAGTGGCAGTTGTCAGAGTTGGCGCTGCAACAGAAACTGAGTTAAAAGAGAAGAAGGCAAGAGTTGAGGATGCAATGCACGCTACTAAAGCAGCGGTTGAAGAAGGAATAGTTCCAGGAGGAGGGGTTGCGCTCTTGAGATGTATTCCGGCATTGGAAAAATTAAAAACAGATGGAGATATGCAATTAGGAGTCAATATAGTAAAGAAAGCGCTTGAAGAGCCAATAAAATGGATTGCAAACAATGCAGGTTGGGAAGGAACGATTGTTGTGGAAAAAGTAAAAGAAATGAAAACTAATATGGGGTTCGATGCTCTCGAAGAAAAATATACTGATATGGTTGAAACTGGTATTATTGACCCTACAAAAGTTGTAAGAATTGCCATGCAGAATGCAGCAAGTATAGCAGGGCTTCTTTTAACCACTGAATCACTCGTTTCCGAAATACCAGAAGAAGAGAAAACTCCAAAATATCCACCGCCACCATCTGATATGTACTAAAAAAAGATTTAGCCACCCCCTTAGACGCTTCGCTCCCCAGGCTGGGGAAAATATTTTTACTATACCCTTTCAGTGTGTTTTATGAGAAACTGTCTACTTACGAAAATATTTAGGAGACAGCACACTGGGTCTTTTATTTTCCTTTTATCATTAAAATTTAGTAAAATATCAATGCTATGCACTTTTTTCATAATAAAAGTGGTTTTACAATCATTGAAATATTGGTTGTTCTGGGATTAATTGGAATAGTTTTTCTCATTGGAGTCTTGTCTTTCACAGATATAAGAGCGAGGATAAATTTAAACGCTGCATCAAACGAGCTTGTGGCTGATTTTCAAAGCATAAAATTCAAATCAATGACGAAAGAAATTGAAATAGAAGGCGTTAAAACATCCAAATTTGGAATCCTTACAAAAAATTCTGAACCGGACAGATACTATTTCTTCGCTTTCAAGGACAAAAACAATAATGAAATTCTCGAAGATGATGAAATTACATATATAAACCCAGGGTTAAAAAAAGTTACTTCTTATTTCAAGAAACTACCTTCTAACATCACATTTTCTCCTTCAAAAGATTTTCTTGTATATTTTGATAGAAGAGGTATTCCAAGGAAAAAAACCGGTGAGTTCAGTGAAAACATTCTTGAACTGGCTTCAAAAAAAGATAAAAGGCAGGTGACTGTTTCATTAAAAATCTTTGTAAAAAAATGAAAAACAAAGGTTTTACATTGGTTGAGGTTTTGATATCTATGACACTTCTTATAGTCTCATTCATTGTTCTTTTAACGATGACCACCAATGCAATGAAAGCTAATAAATTGAATCAGATAAGAAACAATGCGTTTCTGGTTGCCTCAAATGTCTCTGAAAATTTTAGGATTAAAAAATTTGATAGTCTATCAACTGGAAATTTTTATCTTTCTATGGATAATCTCTCTTATAAGCTAAATCAGAATGTTACATTATCAGGAAAAACAATTGAGTACCAAGAGATACCCGTTGACAATCAAACAGGAGAAGTGTTGTACAAAAATTCTGTCAACCGATCGCTGAACATTTCAACTCCTGTAAAATCAATAGAAATTACAATCAGCCTTAATGAGAAAATAACCCCATATAAATTTTCTCAAACTATATATTCAGAGGATTAACTAAAGCAAATGCATTATATAAATGTAGGGCAACCCTTTAGGGTTGCTTGATGCAAGGCTAAAGCCTTGCCCTACAGTAACTTTATTTATTGCATTTATATTAACAATGAAAAAAAATACGAGAAGACATTTAAGTAATACTAAACTGTATGGATTTACATTGATTGAAATGCTCATTAGTATTTCAATACTCGTTGTGGCCTTGGGTATTATTTTCGCCTTGTATAACACCCAACTAAGGCATTCTTCAATCCAGTCAAAAATTGCTGAAACAGAACTTGAGCTTATAGGCTCTCTTTCTCTTTTAAAGAGAGACATATTTGAAGCTGGTTTTGGGCTTCCTCAAGAAATTAAGCCAGTCGATGGAATAAACAGTTCAAATTCCTATGATACGCTTATACTTAGAGGAAGCATTTTACAATTAAATAAAACTGGCGAGGCATATTCATATTTAGTTTCTAACCCTGTTAATCTTAATCAAATAAAAATTCGGAAATGGGATGAAGGTACAGAAAACATCTTAGAAAATTACTGGGTAATCTTTATCGACCCTTTCACAAAATCAATTATCTCCAACAATAATGCTGTTAATTCGCTTTACAGAGTGCAGAGCTACTCGGATTCAATTGAAAATGGAACACCTGTAAGAACCCTTACTATATCCCAATCCCTTGATGATGGGCTTGGAAATAACATTCTTTTCGAGGGGGTGTTGGTTTATTCACTGTCTAACAAAACACAACCTCCTTCACAAATCTATTCAGAGATACACTACTATCTTTCTCAATCAGATTCTGATGCATCATGCGCTCCAGGAACATATGATTTAATCAGAGAAGAAAAATATTCTGATGGAGGAATCCAGACAATATTAAGTTGTGTCGCTGACTTTCAGATATCGTATGGATTTAAAAATCTTCAGGACGAGATTGAATGGAAAAATGATATCTCGGCCTATTCTTCTGAGGATATCAGGGAGAATTTAAAGTTATTGAGGGTTAATCTGCTTTTTCAAGTAGGAAAAAAAGATTATAAATTCAGCTACCCGAATAATTCTGAAACCCTGGAAGACCATAAATATTCCTTTGCTTCAGGGCAAAAAAATTACAGATGGAGAACAATTAAAATCGAATTAAAGCCAAGGAATTTCCTATGAATAAAAAAGGAATTGCTCTCTCCACAGCTCTCTTTGTAATGATTTTTCTTTTGATCCTTGGCTCAATAGTGCTCTACATTGCAATGATAAGTTCTGGTATATCTGGTTCAGTTAAAAAATATAATGCAGCATTTCAGGCTGCTGAGAGTGGAGTGGAAGAGGCGATTCAGCTCATTCTTGAGGGAGACCTTACTGAAAAAGACAGGGTATACCGAATATATAAAGAAGACGGAAAGTTAAAAACAAACATCGAAATAATCCTTCTTTATGTAAAACCTCTTCCAGGTGGAGCTGGCCCTACTTTTGCTCCTGAAACTTCTGAATTCGGGAGAAATTCTTTAGTTTACAGAATAAATGCCAAAGCCGAAGGAAACGGAGAGACCCTTGCTTATCTCACAATGTTATACATGAAAGTATTGTAAAAAGGGGAATAAAGTGAACACAAGTAAACTTAACAAAAAATCAATTTTAAAATCATTATCTAATTTTTCAATTATTTTTTTATTTATTCTCATTTTTTCTTTTGCCAGTCTTTCAGCCCAGAATATTTCAGACTACTGTTCATCTCCTCCTTTTATTACCACCTCAGTAACTCCTAATGTGTTAATCATTCTTGATAATTCAGAGGGGATGATGAAGTTTGCATATCCAGATTTTTATAACTCAAACTATGTTTACTATGGATATTTTGACTCAACAAAAAGATATACCTACACAATTAAAGCTGGAGGATATTTTGAGGAAAATGTGTTAGGAGAGTGGAGCGGAAACTTTTTAAATTGGCTTTCAATGCGGAGGATTGATATAGCAAGAAAAGTTCTGATTGGAGGCAAGACAATTCAAAGGTCTGACCCGACCCATGCAAAATATCTTGTCGGAGAATCAAGCGTAGCTCCTCAGGATACAATAAAAGGATGGTTTAATGATATCGTACAACCCTATCAAACTCTCCACATTGGAAATTTTTATTATGGCGTTCAAAATGGAAATATCTATGTAGATGTTGATGAAAATCCTTTTGATAAGCCGATTTCTATATACACGATTAAAATCAACGTAGAAGGAAAAGAAATAAAGGGAATAATTCAGGATATTTCAAACAAAGTCAGGCTTGGGTTGATGTATTTCAATAAAGGAAATCGCTATGAAGATGGTAGCGGGCCAGGAACAGGAAGGGACGGAGCCTATCTCCAGAACGACATAGGAGAGGTTGTCCCAAGCATCATAACAAGCATTGAGAATAAAACTCCCGACACATTTTCTCCTGTGGGAGAAGCTCTCTATGAAGCCATAAGAATGTATCAGGGAGGAACATCAGCTTACAACGGAGGAGTGAATTATAAGCCTAAAGACCCTATCCAATACAGATGTCAGAAAAATTTTGTGATAATTATTTCAGACGGAAATTCATCAAAGGATAAAAACCTTCCTGGAGGATTCTGGGGTTCAGATGTCGCTGACCCAAATTTTAACGTGTGTAGTTATATGAATAAGATATCGCTAAATGAAAATATTCCAGACCTATGCTCAACGGAGACTCCTGTTCCTCCATATGAATGTTTAATTCTCCCATGTGATGGAACTTTTTATTTAGAAGGTGTTTCTTTTTATGCCCATACAAACGATTTAAGGTCAGACTTCGATGGAATACAAAATTTAACTTTATACACTATAAAAGCCTTCGGTGCGCCTGATTCACAACTTTTACAATTGACAGCAAAGTATGGGGGGTTCGATGACAAAAATGGAAATAATCTCCCAGATTTATCTTCTGAATGGGATAAAAATGGAGACGGAAACCCTGATAATTTCTTTGAAGCTCAAAATGGAGAGGAACTTGAATCTGCAATTCTTTCAGCGATAACTGACATTCTAAAAAGGGTTTCTGCAGGAACAGCTGCTTCAGTTCTTTCTACCTCCTCAAGAGGGTTTCTCTCGATCATTCAGGCTCAATTTACGCCCACCAAGCAATTTGAAAATAAAGAAATCACCTGGACAGGTCATTTAAAAAATTTCTGGCTTGATCCATTTCAGAACATAAGAGAAGAAACTGCAGCAGATGGAAAATTAAACCTTAAACAGGATTATATAATTCAGCCTTTCTTTGACGAATCAAAATCTGATTTGATGGCAAGATATTTTAAAGATACTGAGGGAACTGGAAAACCCTCTTTTCCATGTACTCCTGATTTAACTGATTATTATGAAAATGCAAAGCCATTGTGGAAGGCAGAAGAAATTCTATTGAATACAGATCCAGGAAGTAGAAAGATATTTACATTTGTTGATTCAAACAAAAATAAAAAGGTTGATACCGGGGAAATAAAAGATTTTACAGTTTCAAATAAATCAACTCTCAGGCCTTTCTTCAGAGTTCCAAATGATACTGAAGCAGAGAAAATAATTAGATATATAAGAGGTGAAGATGTTGATATATGCTTGAACCCGCCAGAATGCACAGTCTTCGGGCATAGGGATAGAACTGTGGATTCAAAAGTGTGGAAGCTCGGTGATATAATTCACTCAACACCACGAATTGTAAGTAATTATCCGATAAATACTTATCATATCGATTATTATGATTATTCTTATAAAGAATATTTTGAGTCTTCTGAATATAAGAATAAATTAAATCTGGTTTTAGCAGGTGGAAACGACGGAATGCTCCATGCCTTCAACCTTGGAAAAATTGAAGCATATTATGACTCAAGCAATCCTTCGATTAAAACCAAAATTGAGGGCACTGATTCTGGTAAAGAAATGTGGGCATACATTCCTTACAATCTAATCCCTCACCTTCCCTGGCTTGCATATCCTGATTACTGCCATATCTATTATGTGGATAACCGTGTTCTTGTGGTTGATGCAAGCATAGGAGGGAACCCTTCGGATATAAAATCAAAAAACAGCTGGAGAACTATTTTGATTGGAAGCATGAGGTTTGGAGGAAAGGAGATTTCCGTTACAGAAAACTTCGGTGCTGGAAACGAAACGCGAGTTTTCAGGTCCGGTTATTTTGCTCTTGATATAACTGACCCTGTTAATCCATCACCATTGTGGGAATTCACAGATGAAGATTTAGGATTTACAACTTCATTTCCTGCTGTGTTGAGGTTCGGCGAAAAAGACAAAAATGGAACCTGGTATGTTGTCTTGGGAAATGGCCCCACTGATTTTGAGGGAAATATAAATAACAATGATAATCACCGACATCCATTTTTATATGTTATAAATCTAAAAACAGGAGAGCTAATCAAAAAGATCGACCTCTATACAGAAAATCCTCACTCTTCAGAAGAAGACGATGATGAGGTTAATTCTTATGTGGGAGATTTAATCGCAATCGATCCAGATAAAGATTTCATTGTAGATACTATATATGGAGGTACAGTTTATGTTGAAGATGATGAAAACGAAGAAAACGGGCCAAAAGGAACGATGCTGAGAATCCAGACAAAAGAAGACCCAAACCCTTCAAACTGGACTGTCAGCACATTAATATACACAGAACAACCGATAACTGCATCTCCAGAGGTCGTGTTTGATGAGAGAATGAATGTGTGGGTTATTTTTGGAACTGGTGTATTCCTGAGTGAAAGGGATAGAAATTTATCCAATGTTCAAAGTCTTTATGGAATAAAGGATACCTGCTGGAATGGAAATGTTTGCTCAGATTCAATAAACATTGCAGAGCTTTTTACAATTGATTTAAGCGATGCTGACCCGAATAATGATTATGATGTTATCGCTGATGTTGAAGATTTTACCTGTGTTTGCAATGGGTTTGAAGTTCCTGAGATGAAATCAGGAAATGATTGCCAATCTCCTTCGCAAAAAGTAATCACAAAAGTAAAAAACTCTTTAATCTCAGGGGTACAGGGTTCAAACTGGCAGGAACAACTGAATGCAATTTCAGCCTATAGAGGGTGGAGAATAAAGCTTCCTAAGAGAGAAAGAGTTATAACAAAGCCTTTTGCCCTTGGCGGGATAGTGGATTTCTTAAGTTTTACCCCTTCAGATGACCCTTGTGAATTTGGAGGGGAAACAAAGCTTTATACTGTGTATTATCGAACAGGCACATCTTATCTTCAACCGATGCTCCTCGCTCCATCAGCTATTTCGGCAGAAGGGGCTAAAGTTAAGCTTGAAAGAGCAGTATCCCTTGGCTATGGAATACCTCCTCCTGGAGAAGGAATAGCTGCTGCAATCTCAAAAGAAGGCTCTATCCAAAAATTCATACAAATTTCAACGGGAATCATTGTCCAATCAATCCAGAACCCTCCATATAATATAAAAAATAGGGCTATTCATTGGATAGAAAAATAAACAAACATGAGACCTCTTAAAATTGGGAGAGGCTTAAATAAAAATCGATAATAATGTCTCCATAGAGAAGGGAAAGGAATGCGGAAAGGCTCAGAAATGTTCCGAACGGAAGGGCGAATTTTAAGCCCTTTTTTTTAAAAACTATCATAATTACCCCAACCATAGCTCCTAAAAAAGAAGCGATAATCAATGTAAGAAGGGATTTCCTCCAGCCTAAAAAAGCTCCCACAAGAAGCATCATTTTTATATCACCAAAACCCAATCCTTCCTCTTTTCTCAACCAGAGATAGATAAGATAAATCAGTAAAAGAGTGCCAGACCCAACCAGCGCACCAAGTATTAAATGTTTAAACCCTAAAAATGGATTTGCTACAGAATAAGCTGAAAAAAATATAAAACCTGGAATCGTAATCACATCAGGAAGAATTTGATGCTCCAAATCTATAAAGGCAAGCGCAATCAGTGCTGAGACAAATATTAAACTTCCAATAAAATAAAAGGAATAATAATATCTCTCATAGACGATTAAAAAAGACGATGAAGTTATAATTTCAACTACAGGATATCTTACTGAAATTTTTTGATAACAATTTCTACATTTACCCCCAAGAAATATATAGCTTAAAACTGGTATGTTATCATACCATTTGATTTTTTTCCCACAACTTGGGCAGAAAGAGCGCGGTTTTATAATGTTTAAATCCCTCGGAATCCTGAATATCAATACATTTAAAAAACTTCCCCATACAAGGCCAACAACAACAATGAATAATCTTATGAGTATTCTGCTTATCTCTTCCATGTTACTATTTCCTTAAAATTCTCTTGCCACAAAACCTTACTTGCTTCCTCCAGTTTCTTGAGTATAAAAATCTTAATAATTTTGTTGTTGTATCATTACAATATACTTCCTATTAAAAAGATAGCAAGAAAAGGAAGAAGATTTAAAACCAATGATAAACTTGTCTCGCCTGAACCAAAAGAAAAGAGCCTGGCTTGATACACCTGGGTAGAAATCAAAATTCCTGATACCCACCCTCCTAAAACCCCAATTAGAATTAAAAATGAACCAAGGGTCTTTTTCTTTTTAAATGGAATCTCCATGACTTCTCTCCATAGAAGCCCCCACCTTTCTAATCTTGGATAAAGAATTTTCAACAAAATCGGACCGATAAATACATTGGACAATGAATTGTTTATCGTAATAATCGGAGCTAAAACTGCAAAAGGAGTCAACCTTAAAATTTCTAAACCCCATGCGATTATGAATGCCACAGTCATCGATGCAACGATTGACACAATAAAAAATTTTGTTAAATCAGCTTTTCTTTTAATGTCTGGTGTAACCTCTGAATTGAAAAAAGGCAGATTTTCCCAGAGCTTGTAAGAAACCAATGCAAAATAGAAATTTCCTATGGCTCCGAAAAAACTTCCAAGGCTGAAAGTGCCGAATATGTCCCCTATTATATTACCAAAACAAGACCCCCACGCTCCCGCAGGTCCAAAAAGAAGCCCAAAAACTACAGGAATTATTGAAGCTGGCCTTATCTCTGTTATGCCTGGAATTAACTGGATTCCCTTAAAAGGAATTAGAATAGAAGCAAAGATACTTGAAGTAATAGCTACGAGAACAATCATTCTCGTGTTTTTCCACATCAAAATCACTTCTTTCATTTTCCTAAAATCTTCTCAATTTCTTTAATTTTGAATTTAATACAAACGCAATTAATTCTTACACATTTCTGCTCCTTCACTCTTCCCCTCTCCCCAATAGGGAGAGGGATGGGGTGAGGGGGAATTGAGAAGGATGTAACAAATATTTGTGCTTTTGTATTAGTTAAATTATTTGGATGAATTTCTGCTTTTTTTGAATTAGGTATTATTTTTACAGGGATATTAATGGATTCCAAATTATTAAAATCCCTTCAATTTAATAGAATATTCAATAAGAGTTTCAAGGAGGAAATTGTCTATAAAGATTATTATCAATATGGCAATCAATGGGGATATGTCAATCCCTCCCATTCTCCATGGAGGAACATATCTTCTAATCGGCCTTAAAAC
The window above is part of the Acidobacteriota bacterium genome. Proteins encoded here:
- a CDS encoding CarD family transcriptional regulator, giving the protein MDDKIKFKIGDKVIYPNQGISVIEEIIEKSIGDQTAKCYHLRVLSNCSSVLVPISNVHEVGLRKLSSRSDINSLFGFFEDDNINFNSDWKERYKIHENMMRTGLLFDIASVLKNLYYLSLIKPLSFREKKMMEKAKFLLASEISEVNNCKIKYAEEKIESILYNTFKSKIPKQNF
- a CDS encoding co-chaperone GroES, translated to MKVRPLHDRVLLKRVEEKEVKKGGIIIPDSAKEKPQEAIVISCGKGKILEDGKVLPLDVKEGDKVLIGKYSGTEVRIDDEEYLIVREDEILAILS
- the groL gene encoding chaperonin GroEL (60 kDa chaperone family; promotes refolding of misfolded polypeptides especially under stressful conditions; forms two stacked rings of heptamers to form a barrel-shaped 14mer; ends can be capped by GroES; misfolded proteins enter the barrel where they are refolded when GroES binds), with the protein product MAKKITSGEEARQAVLRGVNILSDTVRSTLGPRGRNVVLEKKFGSPTITKDGVTVAKEIELKDPLENMGAQMVKEVASKTSDVAGDGTTTATILAQAIYREGLKHVVAGANPTLIKKGIDKAVEKVVDELKKLSKNVEGNMIAQVASIAANNDEEVGKIIADSMEKVGKDGVITVEEAKSLETTMEVVEGMQFDRGYLSPYFITDPDRMECILENPLVLLHEKKISNLRELLPLLENVAKLGKPLLVIAEEVEGEALATLVVNKLRGTLNSATVKAPGFGDRRKAMLEDIAVLTGGKVITEDIGVKLENVTIDWLGRAKKVVIDKDNTTIVEGEGKTSDIQARIKQIRTQIEETTSDYDREKLQERLAKMVGGVAVVRVGAATETELKEKKARVEDAMHATKAAVEEGIVPGGGVALLRCIPALEKLKTDGDMQLGVNIVKKALEEPIKWIANNAGWEGTIVVEKVKEMKTNMGFDALEEKYTDMVETGIIDPTKVVRIAMQNAASIAGLLLTTESLVSEIPEEEKTPKYPPPPSDMY
- a CDS encoding type II secretion system protein; this encodes MHFFHNKSGFTIIEILVVLGLIGIVFLIGVLSFTDIRARINLNAASNELVADFQSIKFKSMTKEIEIEGVKTSKFGILTKNSEPDRYYFFAFKDKNNNEILEDDEITYINPGLKKVTSYFKKLPSNITFSPSKDFLVYFDRRGIPRKKTGEFSENILELASKKDKRQVTVSLKIFVKK
- a CDS encoding prepilin-type N-terminal cleavage/methylation domain-containing protein — translated: MKNKGFTLVEVLISMTLLIVSFIVLLTMTTNAMKANKLNQIRNNAFLVASNVSENFRIKKFDSLSTGNFYLSMDNLSYKLNQNVTLSGKTIEYQEIPVDNQTGEVLYKNSVNRSLNISTPVKSIEITISLNEKITPYKFSQTIYSED
- a CDS encoding prepilin-type N-terminal cleavage/methylation domain-containing protein, which translates into the protein MKKNTRRHLSNTKLYGFTLIEMLISISILVVALGIIFALYNTQLRHSSIQSKIAETELELIGSLSLLKRDIFEAGFGLPQEIKPVDGINSSNSYDTLILRGSILQLNKTGEAYSYLVSNPVNLNQIKIRKWDEGTENILENYWVIFIDPFTKSIISNNNAVNSLYRVQSYSDSIENGTPVRTLTISQSLDDGLGNNILFEGVLVYSLSNKTQPPSQIYSEIHYYLSQSDSDASCAPGTYDLIREEKYSDGGIQTILSCVADFQISYGFKNLQDEIEWKNDISAYSSEDIRENLKLLRVNLLFQVGKKDYKFSYPNNSETLEDHKYSFASGQKNYRWRTIKIELKPRNFL
- a CDS encoding PilX N-terminal domain-containing pilus assembly protein, which gives rise to MNKKGIALSTALFVMIFLLILGSIVLYIAMISSGISGSVKKYNAAFQAAESGVEEAIQLILEGDLTEKDRVYRIYKEDGKLKTNIEIILLYVKPLPGGAGPTFAPETSEFGRNSLVYRINAKAEGNGETLAYLTMLYMKVL
- a CDS encoding PilC/PilY family type IV pilus protein — encoded protein: MNTSKLNKKSILKSLSNFSIIFLFILIFSFASLSAQNISDYCSSPPFITTSVTPNVLIILDNSEGMMKFAYPDFYNSNYVYYGYFDSTKRYTYTIKAGGYFEENVLGEWSGNFLNWLSMRRIDIARKVLIGGKTIQRSDPTHAKYLVGESSVAPQDTIKGWFNDIVQPYQTLHIGNFYYGVQNGNIYVDVDENPFDKPISIYTIKINVEGKEIKGIIQDISNKVRLGLMYFNKGNRYEDGSGPGTGRDGAYLQNDIGEVVPSIITSIENKTPDTFSPVGEALYEAIRMYQGGTSAYNGGVNYKPKDPIQYRCQKNFVIIISDGNSSKDKNLPGGFWGSDVADPNFNVCSYMNKISLNENIPDLCSTETPVPPYECLILPCDGTFYLEGVSFYAHTNDLRSDFDGIQNLTLYTIKAFGAPDSQLLQLTAKYGGFDDKNGNNLPDLSSEWDKNGDGNPDNFFEAQNGEELESAILSAITDILKRVSAGTAASVLSTSSRGFLSIIQAQFTPTKQFENKEITWTGHLKNFWLDPFQNIREETAADGKLNLKQDYIIQPFFDESKSDLMARYFKDTEGTGKPSFPCTPDLTDYYENAKPLWKAEEILLNTDPGSRKIFTFVDSNKNKKVDTGEIKDFTVSNKSTLRPFFRVPNDTEAEKIIRYIRGEDVDICLNPPECTVFGHRDRTVDSKVWKLGDIIHSTPRIVSNYPINTYHIDYYDYSYKEYFESSEYKNKLNLVLAGGNDGMLHAFNLGKIEAYYDSSNPSIKTKIEGTDSGKEMWAYIPYNLIPHLPWLAYPDYCHIYYVDNRVLVVDASIGGNPSDIKSKNSWRTILIGSMRFGGKEISVTENFGAGNETRVFRSGYFALDITDPVNPSPLWEFTDEDLGFTTSFPAVLRFGEKDKNGTWYVVLGNGPTDFEGNINNNDNHRHPFLYVINLKTGELIKKIDLYTENPHSSEEDDDEVNSYVGDLIAIDPDKDFIVDTIYGGTVYVEDDENEENGPKGTMLRIQTKEDPNPSNWTVSTLIYTEQPITASPEVVFDERMNVWVIFGTGVFLSERDRNLSNVQSLYGIKDTCWNGNVCSDSINIAELFTIDLSDADPNNDYDVIADVEDFTCVCNGFEVPEMKSGNDCQSPSQKVITKVKNSLISGVQGSNWQEQLNAISAYRGWRIKLPKRERVITKPFALGGIVDFLSFTPSDDPCEFGGETKLYTVYYRTGTSYLQPMLLAPSAISAEGAKVKLERAVSLGYGIPPPGEGIAAAISKEGSIQKFIQISTGIIVQSIQNPPYNIKNRAIHWIEK
- a CDS encoding prepilin peptidase, translated to MEEISRILIRLFIVVVGLVWGSFLNVLIFRIPRDLNIIKPRSFCPSCGKKIKWYDNIPVLSYIFLGGKCRNCYQKISVRYPVVEIITSSSFLIVYERYYYSFYFIGSLIFVSALIALAFIDLEHQILPDVITIPGFIFFSAYSVANPFLGFKHLILGALVGSGTLLLIYLIYLWLRKEEGLGFGDIKMMLLVGAFLGWRKSLLTLIIASFLGAMVGVIMIVFKKKGLKFALPFGTFLSLSAFLSLLYGDIIIDFYLSLSQF
- a CDS encoding QueT transporter family protein, which gives rise to MKEVILMWKNTRMIVLVAITSSIFASILIPFKGIQLIPGITEIRPASIIPVVFGLLFGPAGAWGSCFGNIIGDIFGTFSLGSFFGAIGNFYFALVSYKLWENLPFFNSEVTPDIKRKADLTKFFIVSIVASMTVAFIIAWGLEILRLTPFAVLAPIITINNSLSNVFIGPILLKILYPRLERWGLLWREVMEIPFKKKKTLGSFLILIGVLGGWVSGILISTQVYQARLFSFGSGETSLSLVLNLLPFLAIFLIGSIL